The Nocardia arthritidis genome has a window encoding:
- a CDS encoding anhydro-N-acetylmuramic acid kinase, with translation MRVIGLMSGTSHDAIDAVGADISLRDTELQVRIVGGLSLPYPEGVRAELIAALPPAAVDMAAVCRLDTWIGQAFTAAAEAAVHEFFDGTADLVASHGQTVYHWVHDGAVLGTLQLGQPAWIAERTGLPVVSDFRSRDIAAGGQGAPLVGLFDVLWLRGRPGRAAALNIGGIANVTVLGDPPVAFDTGPGNALIDAAVELATAGAEHFDRDGLRAGRGRVDETLLKTLLAEPYFGAPPPKTTGKELFNRAYLERVLRVSALPADDIVATVTALTARTIADSLAPHAPTEVIASGGGTRNPVLMRMLRGELATAELRTSDDLGLPSPAKEAAAFAVLGFLTAHGLPGVLPACTGARHASVLGSLTPGAAGFDLPPRPAAAPRQLTVVG, from the coding sequence GTGCGGGTGATCGGGTTGATGTCGGGCACATCGCACGATGCGATCGATGCGGTAGGCGCGGATATCTCGTTGCGGGACACCGAATTACAGGTTCGCATCGTAGGTGGGCTCAGCCTGCCGTACCCGGAGGGCGTGCGGGCCGAACTCATCGCCGCGCTGCCGCCCGCCGCAGTGGATATGGCCGCGGTCTGCCGCCTCGACACCTGGATCGGTCAGGCCTTCACCGCGGCCGCCGAGGCGGCGGTACACGAATTCTTCGACGGCACAGCCGATCTCGTCGCCTCACACGGACAGACGGTTTACCACTGGGTGCACGACGGTGCCGTACTGGGCACCCTGCAGCTGGGCCAGCCCGCCTGGATCGCCGAACGTACTGGACTGCCGGTGGTCAGCGATTTCCGCTCCCGCGATATCGCCGCGGGCGGTCAGGGCGCACCGCTGGTCGGGCTGTTCGACGTGCTGTGGCTGCGCGGGCGGCCCGGCCGCGCGGCCGCGCTGAATATCGGCGGCATCGCCAACGTGACCGTGCTCGGTGATCCGCCGGTCGCATTCGACACCGGCCCGGGCAACGCGCTCATCGATGCCGCGGTGGAGCTCGCGACCGCGGGCGCCGAGCATTTCGACCGCGACGGCCTGCGCGCGGGGCGCGGCCGGGTGGACGAAACGCTGCTGAAGACACTGCTCGCCGAACCCTATTTCGGCGCGCCGCCGCCCAAGACCACCGGCAAGGAGCTGTTCAACCGTGCCTACCTCGAGCGCGTGTTGCGGGTCTCGGCGTTACCGGCCGACGATATCGTCGCCACTGTGACCGCCTTGACCGCTCGAACAATTGCCGATTCGCTCGCACCGCACGCGCCCACCGAGGTGATCGCCTCAGGCGGCGGGACCAGAAATCCGGTGCTCATGCGGATGCTGCGCGGCGAGTTGGCCACCGCCGAACTGCGCACCTCCGACGATCTCGGCCTGCCGTCGCCCGCCAAGGAGGCCGCGGCCTTCGCGGTGCTCGGCTTCCTCACCGCGCACGGTCTGCCCGGCGTGCTCCCGGCCTGCACCGGTGCGCGGCACGCGTCGGTGCTCGGATCGCTCACCCCGGGAGCGGCCGGATTCGACCTGCCACCGCGTCCGGCCGCGGCGCCGCGACAGCTGACGGTGGTGGGCTGA
- a CDS encoding sodium:solute symporter, which produces MNALNLAVIVVYLVTVAWIGLRLSGKQKSSSDYFVGEGRMPWWTVCFSVVATETSVLTVISVPGGAYTDQAFGNVELALGYIIGRTIVAIVLIPLYKRGGFVSAYQYLELRFGRYLQGVASVTFVVTRLLAEGVRLFASAIPIKLLLSEFGLTVGYDVIIVALTLLTVVYTYLGGIKAVIWTDALQMSLYLVGALIAIAVLTGHVGASGWAKALDGGKFRLFDTDFGLAHVLTSSFAMPTAIIGGSIFAMASHGSDQLIVQRILATRSLRDSQRAMIGSGIFIAIQFGAFSLVGALLWSYNGGKSVKDLGLGSSDSLYPNFILHGLPVVISGLLVAGILGAAMGSLSSALNSMANSTVADIIRSFAQRTLDDRTMLRLARVMTLVWAVLMALFAMGFSSTTGNVYLTALTIAGYTYGALLGAFLLGRIVKRANQFDAIVAFVATVIVMTFVVRVIKVDVEVAGKVVQKGIAAQWLVPIGVLVTLAVGGATSMFHPAPQPRPEPVEAVV; this is translated from the coding sequence ATGAACGCACTCAATCTAGCCGTCATCGTCGTCTATCTGGTGACCGTGGCGTGGATCGGCCTGCGCCTGTCCGGTAAACAGAAATCGAGCAGCGACTACTTCGTCGGCGAGGGCCGGATGCCGTGGTGGACCGTCTGCTTCTCGGTGGTGGCCACCGAGACCAGCGTGCTCACGGTCATCTCGGTGCCCGGCGGTGCGTACACGGACCAAGCCTTCGGCAATGTGGAGCTGGCGCTCGGTTACATCATCGGCCGCACCATCGTGGCTATCGTGCTGATCCCGCTGTACAAACGCGGCGGCTTCGTCAGCGCCTACCAATATCTGGAGTTGCGCTTCGGACGCTATCTGCAGGGCGTCGCATCGGTGACCTTCGTCGTCACCCGCCTGCTCGCCGAGGGCGTGCGGCTGTTCGCCTCGGCCATCCCGATCAAACTGCTGCTCAGCGAGTTCGGGCTGACCGTCGGCTACGACGTGATCATCGTCGCGCTCACCCTGCTGACGGTGGTGTACACCTACCTCGGCGGCATCAAGGCCGTCATCTGGACCGACGCGCTGCAGATGAGCCTCTACCTCGTCGGCGCGCTCATCGCGATCGCCGTGCTCACCGGTCACGTCGGCGCGTCCGGTTGGGCGAAGGCGTTGGACGGCGGCAAGTTCCGGCTCTTCGACACCGATTTCGGGCTGGCGCACGTGCTCACCAGTTCCTTCGCCATGCCGACGGCCATCATCGGCGGCTCGATCTTCGCCATGGCCTCGCACGGCTCGGATCAGCTGATCGTGCAACGCATTCTGGCCACCCGATCGCTGCGCGACAGCCAGCGGGCGATGATCGGTTCCGGCATCTTCATCGCCATCCAGTTCGGGGCCTTCTCACTGGTCGGTGCGCTGCTGTGGTCCTACAACGGCGGCAAGTCGGTCAAGGATCTCGGCCTCGGCAGCTCTGACAGCCTGTACCCGAATTTCATCCTGCACGGCCTGCCGGTGGTGATCTCCGGTCTGCTGGTGGCCGGAATTCTCGGCGCCGCAATGGGTTCGCTGTCCTCGGCGCTGAACTCGATGGCGAATTCCACGGTGGCCGACATCATCCGGAGTTTCGCGCAGCGCACGCTGGACGACCGGACCATGCTGCGCCTGGCCCGGGTGATGACGCTGGTGTGGGCGGTGCTGATGGCGCTGTTCGCGATGGGCTTCAGCTCGACCACCGGCAATGTCTACCTGACGGCGCTGACGATCGCGGGCTACACGTACGGCGCCCTGCTCGGCGCCTTCCTGTTGGGTCGAATCGTCAAGCGCGCCAACCAGTTCGACGCCATCGTCGCCTTCGTCGCGACGGTGATCGTCATGACGTTCGTGGTTCGGGTGATCAAGGTGGACGTCGAGGTCGCGGGCAAGGTGGTCCAAAAGGGTATCGCCGCACAGTGGTTGGTGCCGATCGGTGTGCTCGTCACCCTGGCGGTCGGCGGTGCGACGAGCATGTTCCACCCGGCGCCGCAGCCGCGGCCGGAACCGGTCGAGGCGGTGGTCTAG
- a CDS encoding N-acetylglucosamine kinase — protein sequence MVLAAGTGAVVTAVDERGRFTRVDGWGPLLGDVGSGGWIGAEGLRAVLRAHDGRGAATVLLAEVAELYGIAPDELPKFLGQQENPTLVAARFAPVVARAAASDEVAAEIMSAAGAALGRSVCAAIERSGLPSPVPFAITGGLINLGGPLLDPLDAAITYPVDRRVPAGGPIDGAALLAADRSTVLEPLIARIDTQPL from the coding sequence GTGGTCCTGGCGGCGGGGACGGGGGCGGTGGTTACCGCGGTGGACGAGAGGGGGCGGTTCACCCGGGTTGACGGCTGGGGGCCGCTGCTGGGGGATGTGGGTAGCGGCGGCTGGATCGGTGCGGAGGGTTTGCGGGCGGTGCTGCGCGCGCACGACGGGCGCGGCGCCGCGACGGTGTTGCTGGCCGAGGTTGCCGAGCTGTACGGTATCGCGCCCGATGAGTTGCCGAAATTTCTTGGGCAGCAAGAGAATCCGACGCTGGTTGCGGCTCGGTTCGCCCCCGTCGTGGCGCGGGCCGCTGCTTCGGACGAGGTTGCCGCGGAGATCATGTCGGCCGCGGGCGCGGCGCTGGGGCGCTCGGTGTGCGCGGCGATCGAGCGGTCCGGGTTGCCGAGCCCCGTGCCCTTCGCGATAACGGGCGGGTTGATCAATCTGGGTGGGCCGTTGCTCGACCCGCTGGATGCCGCGATCACCTACCCGGTCGATCGCCGCGTGCCGGCCGGTGGCCCGATCGATGGTGCGGCGTTGCTGGCGGCCGATCGGTCGACCGTGCTCGAACCCCTGATCGCCCGGATCGATACCCAACCCCTATGA
- a CDS encoding MFS transporter: MRSSNSRTLPAEIWVLVGSAFIVAIGFGLVSPVLPQYARSFGVGVAAASAIVSAFALMRLLFAPLSGRLVQRLGERWVYLGGLLIVAVSTGASALAQSYWQLMVLRSAGGIGSTMFTVSSLALVIRLSPPLERGRVSGLWSSSFLIGSVSGPLVGGALAGLGLRAPFVIYAVALLIAAAVVYVSLRNSTLAAPEPVGEVRMMTFREGLALPEYRAVLLSNFANGAAVFGVRMALVPLLVVEVLHQSAGMAGVTLTVFAAGNVAVLFSAGRLSDRFGRKPFLVIGSIICAIGTAGLGIAPNLPWLLATSFVAGVGSGMFTPTQQAALADIIGPRGRGGPVLAGFQMSMDLGTVLGPIAVGALAQQVSYGLGLAVTGGLLAVAALVWALVPEPSRRSGVEPADALAIPVQVQDAAEAVPEAVDVRAADESVRDAAEVVQAADEPSTATPQ, from the coding sequence GTGCGCAGCAGTAACTCCAGGACCCTGCCCGCCGAGATCTGGGTGCTGGTCGGGTCCGCCTTCATCGTCGCCATCGGCTTCGGGTTGGTGTCGCCGGTGCTGCCGCAGTACGCGCGCAGCTTCGGCGTCGGGGTGGCCGCGGCCTCGGCGATCGTCTCCGCGTTCGCGCTGATGCGTTTGCTGTTCGCGCCGTTGAGCGGGCGGCTGGTGCAGCGGCTGGGTGAGCGGTGGGTCTATCTCGGCGGACTGTTGATCGTCGCGGTGTCTACCGGGGCCAGCGCGCTGGCCCAAAGTTATTGGCAGCTCATGGTTTTGCGATCCGCGGGCGGAATCGGATCCACCATGTTCACGGTTTCCTCGCTGGCACTGGTGATTCGGCTGTCGCCGCCGCTTGAGCGGGGCCGGGTGTCCGGGCTGTGGTCGTCGAGTTTTCTGATCGGATCGGTGAGCGGGCCGCTGGTCGGCGGTGCGCTGGCCGGGCTCGGGCTGCGCGCGCCGTTCGTGATCTACGCGGTCGCGCTGCTGATCGCGGCCGCGGTTGTCTATGTGAGCCTGCGTAATTCGACGCTCGCCGCACCCGAACCGGTCGGCGAGGTGCGGATGATGACCTTCCGCGAGGGGTTGGCGCTACCGGAATATCGCGCGGTGCTGCTGTCGAATTTCGCCAACGGCGCAGCGGTTTTCGGCGTTCGGATGGCGCTGGTGCCGCTGCTCGTCGTCGAGGTGCTGCACCAGTCCGCCGGCATGGCGGGCGTCACGCTGACCGTATTCGCGGCGGGCAATGTCGCGGTGCTGTTTTCGGCGGGACGGCTCTCGGATCGCTTCGGCCGCAAACCTTTCCTGGTGATCGGCTCGATCATCTGCGCGATCGGCACCGCCGGACTCGGCATCGCGCCGAACCTGCCCTGGCTGCTGGCGACCTCGTTCGTCGCGGGCGTCGGCTCGGGCATGTTCACCCCCACCCAGCAGGCCGCCCTCGCCGACATCATCGGTCCACGCGGCCGCGGCGGCCCGGTGCTCGCCGGATTCCAGATGTCGATGGACCTCGGCACCGTCCTCGGCCCCATCGCGGTAGGCGCACTGGCGCAACAGGTTTCGTACGGGCTCGGACTCGCGGTCACCGGCGGTCTGTTGGCCGTCGCGGCACTGGTGTGGGCGCTGGTACCTGAGCCTTCGCGGCGCAGTGGTGTGGAACCCGCTGACGCGCTTGCGATTCCGGTGCAGGTCCAGGACGCGGCGGAAGCTGTTCCGGAGGCCGTAGATGTCCGCGCCGCAGACGAATCCGTTCGAGATGCGGCGGAGGTTGTTCAGGCTGCGGACGAACCTTCCACCGCTACTCCGCAGTGA
- the pgm gene encoding phosphoglucomutase (alpha-D-glucose-1,6-bisphosphate-dependent), translated as MAHDRAGRPARPTDLADIAGLVTAYYSRIPDPADPAQLVAFGTSGHRGSSLDTAFNEAHILAITQAIVEYRATRGIDGPVYLARDTHALSEPAWTTALEVLAANDVTAIVDARDRYTPTPALSHAVLRHNRGGTRHQADGIVVTPSHNPPRDGGFKYNPPHGGPADTVATDVIAARANELLRNGLDGVKRTTLQHALAHKVERYDYLDHYIADLPNVLNLDAIRGAGIRLGADPMGGASVDYWEEIGQRYDLELEVVNPFVDPTWRFMTLDSDGKIRMDPSSRYAMASLVAIKDDYDISTGNDADADRHGIVTPDGGLMNPNHFLAVAIEYLVANRMGWDALTKIGKTVVTSSMIDRVVGVLGRDVHEVPVGFKWFVPGLFSGSLAFGGEESAGASFLRMDGTVWTTDKDGILLALLAAEIAAVTGQSPSARYVELERRYGSPAYARVDAPASAEQKELLAKLTPDMIGTKEIAGEPVTAVFTRARGNGAPLGGLKVTTENAWFAARPSGTEDKYKIYAESFHGADHLAQVQAAAEEMVGQALTGAQQ; from the coding sequence ATGGCCCATGATCGAGCCGGGCGTCCCGCGCGCCCCACCGACCTCGCGGATATCGCAGGTCTGGTGACGGCCTACTACAGCCGCATTCCGGATCCGGCGGATCCGGCGCAGCTGGTGGCGTTCGGCACCTCGGGGCATCGCGGGTCCAGCCTGGACACCGCGTTCAACGAGGCGCACATCCTGGCCATCACCCAGGCGATCGTCGAATACCGCGCCACCCGCGGCATCGACGGCCCGGTGTATCTGGCGCGGGATACCCACGCACTGTCCGAACCGGCGTGGACCACCGCGCTCGAGGTGCTCGCGGCCAACGACGTCACCGCGATCGTCGACGCGCGCGACCGCTACACCCCGACACCCGCGCTGAGTCATGCGGTGCTGCGCCACAATCGGGGCGGCACGCGACACCAGGCCGACGGCATCGTGGTCACCCCGTCGCACAATCCGCCGCGCGACGGCGGCTTCAAATACAACCCGCCGCACGGCGGCCCGGCCGACACCGTCGCCACCGACGTCATCGCCGCGCGCGCGAACGAGTTGCTGCGCAACGGACTCGACGGGGTCAAGCGCACCACGCTGCAGCATGCGCTGGCGCACAAGGTGGAACGCTACGACTACCTCGACCACTACATCGCCGACCTGCCGAATGTGTTGAATCTGGACGCGATTCGCGGCGCGGGCATCCGGCTCGGCGCGGATCCGATGGGCGGGGCCAGCGTCGACTACTGGGAGGAGATCGGGCAGCGCTACGACCTGGAACTCGAGGTCGTCAACCCGTTCGTCGACCCGACATGGCGATTCATGACGCTGGACAGCGACGGCAAGATCCGGATGGATCCGTCCTCCCGCTACGCCATGGCCTCGCTGGTGGCGATCAAGGACGACTACGACATCTCCACCGGTAACGACGCCGACGCCGACCGGCACGGCATCGTCACGCCCGACGGCGGGCTGATGAACCCGAACCACTTCCTCGCCGTCGCCATCGAATACCTGGTCGCGAACCGGATGGGCTGGGATGCGCTGACCAAGATCGGCAAGACGGTGGTCACCTCATCGATGATCGACAGGGTGGTCGGCGTGCTCGGCCGCGATGTGCACGAGGTGCCGGTGGGCTTCAAATGGTTCGTGCCCGGATTGTTCAGCGGCAGTTTGGCATTCGGCGGTGAGGAGAGCGCGGGCGCATCGTTCCTGCGGATGGACGGCACCGTCTGGACCACCGACAAGGACGGAATCCTGTTGGCGCTGCTCGCCGCCGAGATCGCGGCCGTCACCGGGCAGAGCCCGTCGGCGCGCTACGTCGAACTCGAGCGCCGATACGGCAGCCCGGCATACGCGCGCGTCGACGCGCCGGCCAGCGCGGAACAGAAAGAGCTGCTCGCGAAGTTGACTCCGGACATGATCGGTACGAAGGAGATCGCCGGGGAACCCGTCACCGCCGTATTCACCCGGGCGCGCGGTAACGGCGCGCCGCTCGGCGGGCTGAAGGTCACCACCGAGAACGCGTGGTTCGCCGCGCGCCCGTCCGGCACCGAGGACAAGTACAAGATCTACGCGGAATCGTTCCACGGCGCCGACCACCTGGCCCAGGTGCAGGCGGCCGCGGAGGAAATGGTGGGGCAGGCGCTTACCGGTGCGCAGCAGTAA
- a CDS encoding DUF190 domain-containing protein has protein sequence MNETPVGGWQSAARLTVLLDEDDKWRHGSLYHEIVRRARDAGLAGASVWRGIEGYGASSRIHTSRILDLADHLPAVVTIVDEAPRLRAFVADNAELFTSVNVALSPVEIWQGTVR, from the coding sequence ATGAACGAGACACCGGTCGGTGGCTGGCAGTCGGCGGCTCGATTGACCGTACTGCTGGACGAAGACGACAAGTGGCGGCACGGCTCCCTCTACCACGAGATAGTGCGGCGGGCCAGAGACGCCGGGCTGGCCGGCGCCAGCGTATGGCGCGGCATCGAGGGGTACGGCGCGTCCTCGCGCATCCACACCAGCCGGATCCTCGACCTGGCCGACCATCTACCCGCGGTGGTCACGATCGTGGACGAGGCGCCGCGGCTACGCGCCTTCGTCGCCGATAACGCCGAACTGTTCACCAGCGTGAACGTCGCGCTGTCCCCGGTCGAGATCTGGCAGGGGACGGTGCGATGA
- a CDS encoding lipase family protein, protein MAAGRARHLLYRAAPRRPGHRHFRKLLLVTLSATVAALAYAPPASATPIYPIPDPDGFYWAPPDIGNFQPGDVIRSRPMPTGAYPGATAWQLLYRSTNSYNQPIAAVTTVLIPAGGGLNRPLVSYQPFVNSLGMQCAPSHSLFNGTMQEGPALNLLLARGWAIAIPDHLGPTSAYGAARLGGRLTLDGIRAVKRFPPADLAGSPVGMAGYSGGGMATGFAAALAPEYAPELPIVGVAQGGVPVNIGKLALDVGLQPSPLFGLGFAAAVGLEREYPNELPMERILKPAGWALRDQVANACTQEIINAGANKGFADVFFGRMEDADPTTIRIIHENSLETFPGVPRAPLYEWHGTNDQVNPWLARDVMGRYCAAGTPVLLDMIPGADHGTAIFAGAPRAFSYLSDRFAGLPAPSNC, encoded by the coding sequence ATGGCCGCAGGACGAGCTCGACACCTCCTATACCGGGCGGCGCCACGCAGGCCCGGGCACAGGCATTTCCGCAAGCTGCTACTGGTGACGCTGTCCGCGACGGTCGCGGCGCTGGCATACGCGCCGCCCGCGTCGGCGACGCCGATCTACCCGATTCCGGACCCGGACGGCTTCTATTGGGCCCCACCGGATATCGGCAATTTCCAACCGGGCGATGTCATCCGCAGCAGGCCGATGCCGACCGGCGCCTACCCGGGAGCGACCGCCTGGCAACTGCTCTATCGCTCCACCAATTCCTATAACCAGCCCATCGCGGCGGTGACCACCGTGCTGATCCCCGCGGGCGGCGGGCTCAACCGGCCGCTGGTGTCGTATCAGCCGTTCGTCAACTCCCTCGGCATGCAGTGCGCCCCGTCGCACAGCCTGTTCAACGGCACCATGCAGGAGGGCCCCGCACTGAATCTGCTGCTGGCCCGCGGCTGGGCCATCGCCATCCCCGACCACCTCGGGCCGACGAGCGCATACGGTGCGGCCCGGCTCGGCGGCCGCCTGACCTTGGACGGCATTCGAGCCGTAAAACGTTTCCCCCCAGCCGATCTCGCGGGTAGTCCGGTCGGCATGGCCGGATACTCCGGCGGCGGCATGGCCACCGGCTTCGCGGCGGCACTCGCCCCCGAATACGCGCCGGAACTGCCGATCGTCGGTGTGGCGCAGGGCGGTGTCCCGGTGAATATCGGCAAGCTCGCCCTCGATGTCGGGTTGCAGCCGAGCCCGCTGTTCGGCCTCGGATTCGCGGCCGCCGTCGGCCTGGAGCGTGAATACCCGAACGAGCTGCCGATGGAACGCATACTGAAACCCGCGGGCTGGGCGCTGCGCGACCAGGTGGCGAACGCGTGCACCCAGGAGATCATCAACGCGGGCGCGAACAAGGGCTTCGCCGACGTCTTCTTCGGCCGGATGGAGGATGCCGACCCGACCACCATCCGCATCATCCACGAGAACAGCCTCGAGACCTTTCCCGGCGTGCCGCGCGCCCCGCTCTACGAATGGCACGGCACCAACGATCAGGTCAACCCGTGGCTGGCCAGGGATGTGATGGGCCGCTACTGCGCGGCGGGCACCCCGGTACTGCTGGACATGATTCCGGGCGCCGATCACGGCACCGCCATATTCGCCGGTGCGCCAAGGGCTTTCAGCTATCTCTCGGATCGGTTCGCCGGACTTCCCGCGCCGAGCAACTGCTGA
- a CDS encoding MFS transporter, with product MTTTIDRGATAPEKSAAGRRGSHAMRWWVLAVLGVAQLMVVLDATVVNIALPAAQRDLGFSDGDRQWVVTGYALAFGSLLLLGGRLSDLFGRRTTFIVGLIGFAAASAVGGAATGFDMLVAARVAQGVFGALLAPAALSLLTVTFTEPSERAKAFGIFGAVAGAGGAIGLLLGGALTEWANWRWVMFVNLVFAAVALVGAVLLLAKHVTTDRPKLDLPGTVVVTAALFGIVYGFSRAESHGWTDAGTLGFLIGGVVLLGAFVAIEARVAHPLLPLRVVLDRTRGASFLTVFVMGIGMFAIFLFLTYYMQLTMGYSPIKTGVAFLPMVAAMVASSTTVPSLLLPKVGPKIVTSVGFLVAAAGMAWLTRIGLTTGYASHVLPALILLGLGLGGAMSTAFQGATAGVHHEDAGVASATINTSQQVGGSIGTALLSTIAASAASDYLAGKVPDKLTVAQSMIESYTTSFWWATGIFVAGAVIMAVLMPNTVPAPSEGEPVLAH from the coding sequence ATGACTACCACGATCGACCGTGGGGCAACCGCCCCCGAGAAATCCGCGGCGGGTCGTCGCGGCTCCCACGCAATGCGCTGGTGGGTGCTCGCCGTTCTCGGCGTCGCCCAGCTCATGGTCGTGCTCGACGCGACCGTCGTGAACATCGCACTCCCCGCAGCGCAGCGGGATCTCGGGTTCAGCGATGGCGACCGGCAATGGGTGGTCACCGGATACGCGCTCGCCTTCGGCAGCCTGCTGCTGCTCGGCGGACGCCTGAGTGACCTGTTCGGCCGCCGCACCACGTTCATCGTCGGTTTGATCGGATTCGCGGCCGCCTCCGCGGTCGGTGGCGCGGCCACCGGATTCGACATGCTGGTCGCGGCCCGCGTCGCGCAGGGCGTCTTCGGCGCACTGCTCGCACCCGCGGCGCTGTCCCTGCTCACGGTCACCTTCACCGAACCGTCCGAGCGAGCCAAGGCATTCGGCATCTTCGGTGCGGTCGCCGGTGCGGGCGGCGCGATCGGCCTGCTGCTCGGCGGTGCGCTCACCGAATGGGCCAACTGGCGCTGGGTGATGTTCGTCAACCTGGTGTTCGCGGCGGTCGCGCTGGTCGGCGCGGTGCTGCTGCTGGCCAAGCATGTGACCACCGATCGGCCGAAGCTCGACCTCCCCGGCACCGTCGTGGTGACCGCGGCGCTGTTCGGCATCGTCTACGGCTTCTCCCGCGCCGAATCGCACGGCTGGACCGATGCGGGCACGCTCGGCTTCCTGATCGGCGGTGTCGTGCTGCTCGGTGCGTTCGTCGCGATCGAGGCCAGGGTGGCGCATCCGCTGCTGCCGCTGCGCGTGGTGCTGGACCGCACCAGGGGCGCGTCGTTCCTGACCGTATTCGTCATGGGCATCGGAATGTTCGCGATCTTCCTGTTCCTCACCTACTACATGCAGCTGACCATGGGTTACTCGCCGATCAAGACCGGTGTCGCCTTCCTGCCGATGGTCGCCGCGATGGTCGCCTCCTCGACCACCGTGCCCTCGCTGCTGCTGCCGAAGGTGGGGCCGAAGATCGTCACCAGCGTCGGATTCCTTGTCGCGGCGGCGGGTATGGCCTGGCTGACCCGGATCGGTCTGACCACCGGATACGCCTCGCACGTGCTGCCCGCGCTGATCCTGCTCGGCCTCGGTCTCGGTGGCGCGATGTCCACCGCGTTCCAGGGCGCGACCGCCGGGGTGCACCACGAGGACGCCGGTGTCGCGTCGGCGACGATCAACACCAGCCAGCAGGTGGGTGGTTCGATCGGCACCGCGCTGCTCAGCACCATCGCGGCCTCCGCGGCGAGCGACTACCTGGCGGGGAAGGTGCCGGACAAGCTGACCGTCGCACAGTCGATGATCGAGAGCTACACCACCAGCTTCTGGTGGGCCACCGGGATTTTCGTGGCCGGTGCGGTGATCATGGCGGTGCTGATGCCCAATACGGTGCCTGCGCCGTCGGAGGGCGAACCGGTGCTCGCGCACTGA
- a CDS encoding TetR/AcrR family transcriptional regulator, producing the protein MNHATAVSPPRRLRADAARNQQRIIAAARQLFADHGLEITLDDVAERAGVGVGTVYRRFANKKELITEVFEQNLLEFADAADVARQYPDPWLGIVEFFEYASKHLANNRGFSAVMLELKEDMDRFSKILDDRIKPSIRGLVERAQEAGVLAPGVDASDFFALIHMIDGIAEFAAPANTEVWRRYMAIALNGLRADSVPRRPLSVPPMTEEEIEHAKAASCTGRRR; encoded by the coding sequence GTGAATCACGCCACGGCCGTATCTCCGCCCCGCCGCCTGCGCGCCGATGCCGCTCGCAACCAGCAGCGCATCATCGCCGCGGCGCGGCAACTGTTCGCCGATCACGGACTCGAGATCACCCTCGACGATGTGGCCGAGCGCGCCGGCGTCGGCGTCGGCACGGTGTACCGGCGCTTCGCGAACAAGAAGGAGCTCATCACCGAGGTCTTCGAGCAGAATCTGCTGGAGTTCGCCGACGCCGCCGATGTCGCGCGTCAGTATCCGGACCCGTGGCTCGGCATCGTCGAATTCTTCGAGTACGCGAGCAAACACCTCGCGAACAACCGCGGCTTCAGCGCGGTGATGCTGGAGCTCAAAGAGGATATGGACCGGTTTTCCAAAATCCTGGACGACCGGATCAAGCCGTCCATTCGCGGCCTGGTCGAGCGGGCCCAGGAGGCGGGCGTGCTTGCGCCCGGCGTCGACGCGTCGGATTTCTTCGCGCTGATCCACATGATCGACGGCATCGCCGAATTCGCCGCGCCCGCCAATACCGAGGTCTGGCGGCGGTATATGGCGATCGCGCTGAACGGCCTCCGGGCCGATTCGGTGCCGCGCAGGCCGTTGTCCGTGCCACCGATGACGGAGGAGGAGATCGAGCACGCGAAGGCGGCCTCCTGCACCGGCCGTCGCCGGTGA